One genomic region from Rhizomicrobium palustre encodes:
- a CDS encoding amino acid permease — translation MLFNRVKSLDAIMATAEKKSLQRSLGAFQLTLLGIGAVIGTGIFVLTAEAAQKAGPGMLASFLVAGFVCGVAALCYAELASMVPVAGSAYTYTYAVVGEVMAWMVGWALILEYAVGASAVAVGWSNHAVGLLHGLGVNFPAEISNADALMAKVQLMFGAAPTPDLMTALQVGGWINLPAVVVAGFVTMLLVIGTTESARFNAILVVIKIAALTAFIALTLPVLHAENFVPFAPTGTVGVFGAAASIFFAYVGFDAVSTAAEETRNPQRNIPIGLIGSLVICTIFYVLVASGAIGAIGAQPLTSAAGAVLAPGSAEMAGRCVAVVQQGLQEPLVCSKEALVHVLASIGWPAIGRLVGLAAVLALPSVVLMMMYGQTRIFFTMARDGLLPEKLSTVHPRFKTPHIVTIMTGCAAAIAAAILPVGRLADYSNSGTLFAFFMVAIAVMVLRLKNPERKRPFKTPLLWVVAPLAIIGCVVLYLSLPLTAILVLPIWGAIGLVVYFSYSRSRSHVGRGIAGSDGEDDPPIYGVKM, via the coding sequence ATGCTTTTCAACCGCGTTAAGTCGCTGGACGCCATTATGGCGACGGCGGAGAAGAAGTCATTGCAACGCTCCTTGGGGGCCTTCCAACTTACTCTCCTCGGCATTGGCGCGGTTATCGGCACAGGTATCTTCGTTCTCACCGCCGAAGCGGCCCAGAAAGCGGGCCCCGGCATGCTCGCCTCCTTCCTGGTGGCAGGTTTTGTCTGCGGTGTGGCGGCACTCTGTTACGCCGAACTCGCTTCCATGGTCCCGGTGGCGGGCTCGGCCTACACCTATACCTACGCAGTGGTCGGTGAAGTCATGGCCTGGATGGTCGGCTGGGCGCTGATCCTCGAATATGCGGTGGGCGCCAGCGCCGTCGCCGTCGGCTGGTCGAACCATGCGGTAGGGCTCCTACACGGGCTGGGGGTGAACTTCCCAGCAGAGATCAGCAATGCCGACGCCTTGATGGCCAAGGTGCAGTTGATGTTCGGCGCGGCTCCGACGCCCGATCTTATGACCGCGCTGCAAGTCGGCGGCTGGATCAATCTTCCCGCCGTTGTGGTGGCCGGGTTTGTCACCATGCTGCTGGTCATCGGCACCACCGAGAGCGCCCGTTTCAACGCCATTCTGGTGGTGATCAAGATCGCCGCCCTTACCGCCTTCATCGCGCTGACCTTGCCGGTGCTGCATGCGGAGAACTTCGTGCCCTTCGCGCCCACTGGCACGGTCGGCGTGTTCGGTGCTGCTGCCTCGATTTTCTTTGCCTATGTCGGCTTCGACGCGGTTTCGACCGCGGCAGAAGAAACCCGCAATCCTCAGCGCAACATCCCCATCGGCCTAATCGGCAGCCTGGTGATCTGCACCATCTTCTATGTGCTGGTGGCGAGCGGCGCGATCGGTGCCATCGGTGCACAACCTTTGACGAGCGCCGCGGGTGCGGTGCTGGCCCCCGGTTCGGCGGAAATGGCCGGCCGCTGCGTGGCGGTCGTTCAGCAAGGCCTGCAGGAACCTCTGGTCTGCTCCAAGGAAGCTTTGGTGCATGTGCTTGCGAGCATCGGCTGGCCCGCGATTGGGCGCCTGGTCGGCCTCGCCGCCGTCTTGGCCCTGCCCTCTGTCGTCTTGATGATGATGTATGGCCAGACCCGCATCTTCTTCACCATGGCGCGTGACGGCCTTCTGCCGGAGAAGCTCTCCACCGTGCATCCGCGCTTCAAGACCCCGCACATCGTCACCATCATGACGGGTTGTGCCGCCGCCATTGCCGCCGCGATCCTGCCGGTGGGACGCCTTGCCGATTATTCCAATTCCGGCACGCTCTTCGCCTTCTTCATGGTGGCGATTGCCGTAATGGTGCTGCGCCTCAAGAATCCCGAACGTAAGCGCCCCTTCAAGACCCCGCTGCTCTGGGTGGTCGCCCCGCTCGCTATCATTGGCTGCGTCGTGCTCTACCTCTCGCTGCCGTTGACGGCGATCCTGGTTCTGCCGATCTGGGGCGCCATCGGCCTTGTGGTCTATTTCAGCTACAGCCGCAGCCGCAGCCATGTGGGGCGCGGCATCGCGGGCAGCGATGGCGAGGACGATCCGCCGATTTATGGCGTGAAAATGTGA
- a CDS encoding VOC family protein: MPLDGTLDYIELPAADIPATKVFYRDLFDWRFTDYGPDYTEFDALGRRGGFNAERKVVKSEGPLLVIYANKLDEMEEKVKAAGGEITGHEKFPGGRRFTFRDPNGNEIGVWSKK; this comes from the coding sequence ATGCCCCTCGACGGAACCCTGGACTATATCGAATTGCCCGCCGCCGACATCCCGGCCACCAAGGTCTTCTATCGCGACCTGTTTGATTGGCGCTTCACCGATTACGGGCCGGATTACACCGAATTCGACGCGCTGGGGCGCCGGGGCGGCTTTAACGCTGAGCGCAAGGTTGTGAAGTCCGAAGGCCCACTCCTGGTGATCTACGCCAACAAGCTCGACGAGATGGAAGAGAAGGTGAAAGCCGCAGGCGGCGAGATCACCGGCCACGAGAAATTCCCCGGCGGGCGCCGCTTCACCTTCCGAGACCCCAATGGCAACGAGATCGGGGTCTGGAGCAAAAAGTGA